From Pedobacter indicus, a single genomic window includes:
- a CDS encoding VOC family protein produces MKIHPYLNFDGKAEEAFNFYKSVFGGEFVGGMSKMGDAPGTEDLSDEEKNRVMHVSLRISDDLFLMASDIVPSMGHTLVEGNNNYISLHPTSKEEADRLFNGLSAGGTIEMPLEDTFWGAYYGSFKDQFGVHWMINFDYNNPCVDE; encoded by the coding sequence ATGAAAATACATCCTTATTTGAATTTCGACGGCAAGGCTGAAGAAGCATTCAATTTTTACAAATCTGTTTTCGGTGGTGAGTTTGTTGGTGGTATGTCTAAGATGGGTGACGCGCCGGGTACTGAAGATTTATCTGACGAGGAAAAAAACCGTGTTATGCATGTCTCTCTACGTATATCTGACGATCTATTTTTAATGGCCTCGGATATTGTTCCTTCTATGGGGCATACCTTAGTTGAAGGAAATAATAATTATATTTCTTTGCATCCGACCAGCAAAGAAGAGGCTGATCGTTTATTTAATGGTTTATCCGCAGGAGGCACCATTGAGATGCCTCTGGAAGATACCTTTTGGGGTGCTTATTACGGTAGCTTCAAAGATCAATTTGGGGTTCACTGGATGATCAACTTTGATTACAATAACCCTTGTGTGGATGAATAG
- a CDS encoding sulfatase family protein, whose product MRNVFYLRSVFIGCFILVFFVTLKAQESQPNIIYIMSDDHAYQAVSAYGYDLNKTPNIDRLAEEGALFTRASVTNSLCAPSRAVLLTGKHSFVNGKVDNMQPFDWDQDNFVKLLQRAGYQTAMVGKIHMDGLPQGFDYSAVLPGQGHYYNPDFIIDGKKKRIPGYVTDITTELALNWLDKRDPNKPFVLLYHQKAPHREWLPALRHLKEYTSMTFREPRTLFDDFEGRGRAARSAEMNLLDHMNWAGDSKIRPELMDELGIEEYMEWDKGAYNNNLGRMTKDQRAAWDAVYDPINEDFKKRYANMSREDLMHWRYQRYMQDYMGSIASVDEGVGELLDYLEKNGLAENTIVVYTSDQGFYLGEHGWFDKRFMYEESLRTPLLIRYPKEIEAGTTIDALVQNLDFAPTFLEYAGVDIPSDMQGESFKDLVSGETSEWRDAIYYTYYEYPSIHMVKRHYGIRTDRYKLIHFYYDIDEWELYDLEKDPQELRNVYDDPKYAEVRREMHEKLEQTRTKYGDSDENNERFLNLYLEATKKR is encoded by the coding sequence ATGAGAAACGTTTTTTACCTCCGTTCTGTTTTTATAGGTTGTTTTATTCTCGTGTTTTTCGTGACATTGAAGGCACAGGAATCACAACCTAATATTATTTATATCATGAGCGACGACCACGCCTATCAGGCAGTAAGCGCTTATGGTTATGATTTGAATAAAACACCTAATATTGATCGTCTGGCAGAAGAAGGTGCCCTATTTACACGTGCAAGTGTGACGAATTCTTTGTGTGCCCCGAGTCGCGCAGTTCTGTTAACCGGAAAACATAGTTTTGTGAATGGGAAAGTCGATAATATGCAACCGTTCGACTGGGATCAGGATAATTTCGTAAAACTACTTCAGAGGGCTGGTTATCAGACTGCAATGGTAGGTAAAATACATATGGACGGACTGCCACAAGGTTTTGATTATTCCGCTGTCTTGCCGGGTCAAGGGCATTATTATAATCCGGACTTCATTATCGACGGTAAAAAAAAGCGCATACCAGGCTATGTTACAGATATAACGACTGAACTAGCCCTAAACTGGCTTGATAAAAGAGATCCTAACAAACCATTTGTTTTACTCTATCACCAGAAAGCCCCACATCGAGAATGGCTCCCCGCATTAAGACATCTAAAAGAATATACAAGCATGACTTTTAGAGAGCCAAGAACACTTTTTGATGATTTTGAAGGGCGTGGACGGGCTGCAAGATCTGCAGAAATGAATCTATTAGATCATATGAACTGGGCCGGCGATTCCAAGATACGACCAGAGCTTATGGATGAATTAGGAATCGAGGAGTATATGGAATGGGATAAAGGTGCTTATAATAACAACTTAGGTAGGATGACCAAAGACCAACGTGCAGCTTGGGATGCCGTTTATGACCCGATTAATGAGGATTTTAAAAAGCGCTATGCGAATATGTCGAGAGAGGACTTGATGCATTGGCGCTATCAGCGATACATGCAAGATTATATGGGGAGCATCGCATCAGTCGATGAGGGTGTGGGGGAGTTATTGGACTATTTAGAAAAAAATGGATTGGCAGAGAATACCATTGTTGTTTATACTTCGGATCAAGGTTTCTATTTGGGAGAACATGGTTGGTTTGACAAACGCTTCATGTATGAAGAGTCATTGCGAACGCCGCTTTTGATTCGCTATCCGAAAGAAATTGAAGCGGGGACCACGATCGATGCATTGGTGCAGAATCTGGATTTTGCACCGACATTCTTGGAATATGCAGGTGTCGATATTCCATCGGATATGCAGGGCGAATCGTTCAAAGATCTGGTTTCGGGAGAGACATCGGAATGGCGAGATGCAATTTATTATACCTACTACGAATACCCGTCTATCCATATGGTGAAGCGGCATTATGGGATACGGACGGATCGTTATAAACTGATTCATTTTTATTATGATATAGACGAATGGGAGCTATATGATCTTGAAAAAGACCCCCAAGAATTACGAAATGTGTATGACGATCCAAAATATGCTGAAGTAAGGCGAGAAATGCATGAAAAACTTGAACAGACCCGCACTAAATACGGCGACTCTGATGAAAATAACGAACGCTTTTTGAACCTGTATCTGGAAGCCACAAAGAAGAGGTAA
- a CDS encoding universal stress protein: MDTLIIATNFSDSCTNAAKYGAALSEQLAVKEIVLLNSYELPITSEVSIADSSHITMLRDRSLEKLGDLQKQLMPLLAEDININIIASDISILKSLELLRKKSPNSIVIMGASRKGRIEKLIMGSTTSSLVRNAPLPLLIIPQDSHFVLIKKAVYAVNFKKLTKNTPIQTITTIVRQLNAQVLVLNVGHNEGDNLKPDLTEDIYELDNFMESEKPQYYYTENKNIADGILSFSDEQEADLLITVPKDYALFESIFHKSTSKVLANKTHLPLLILKEKKDE; the protein is encoded by the coding sequence ATGGATACTCTAATTATTGCTACCAATTTCTCGGATTCATGCACAAATGCAGCAAAATACGGCGCAGCCCTTAGTGAACAATTGGCTGTCAAAGAAATTGTGCTGCTTAATTCTTATGAGCTACCTATTACATCAGAAGTAAGCATAGCCGATTCTTCTCATATAACAATGCTACGTGATCGTAGTTTGGAAAAACTTGGGGATTTGCAAAAACAGCTGATGCCTCTTCTAGCTGAAGACATAAATATCAATATAATCGCGAGTGATATATCTATCTTAAAAAGTTTAGAGTTATTGAGGAAAAAATCACCCAATAGTATCGTAATCATGGGCGCAAGCCGTAAAGGAAGAATCGAAAAACTAATTATGGGTAGTACGACCAGCAGCTTGGTCAGGAACGCGCCTTTACCCCTATTAATTATCCCTCAAGATTCACACTTTGTCCTAATAAAAAAAGCAGTATATGCAGTTAACTTTAAAAAGTTAACCAAAAACACACCAATCCAAACAATTACAACAATTGTCCGGCAACTTAACGCTCAGGTTTTAGTATTAAACGTTGGCCATAATGAGGGCGACAACTTGAAACCAGATCTTACTGAAGACATCTATGAACTCGATAATTTTATGGAGAGCGAGAAGCCCCAATATTATTACACTGAAAATAAAAACATTGCAGATGGTATATTATCTTTTTCTGACGAACAGGAAGCAGATTTATTAATCACAGTACCAAAGGATTATGCACTTTTTGAAAGTATATTCCACAAAAGCACCAGTAAGGTTTTAGCTAATAAGACCCATTTACCCTTATTAATATTAAAAGAGAAAAAAGATGAATGA
- a CDS encoding VOC family protein, whose product MNDSIYPCLWFDNQAAEAADFYGSVFKETEVTQKSPVAINMELHGQRFMLLNGGPMFTVNPSISFFVVFETDKELVYAWEKLREGGTELMALDEYPWSKKYGWVQDRYHVSWQLSYGKLADVGQKFTPSLMFVGEQNGKAEEAIHFYMSIFDESKIHGILNYSEEDPDTEGNVKHAQFNIRNYVLMAMDSSLDHNFSFNEGISLVVSCKTQEEIDYFWAKLTKGGQEGMCGWLKDKYGVSWQIVPAILDNLMTDEDKAPRVMEAFLKMKKFDIETLVKA is encoded by the coding sequence ATGAATGATTCGATTTATCCCTGTCTTTGGTTTGACAATCAGGCAGCTGAAGCCGCCGATTTCTACGGTTCGGTATTCAAAGAAACAGAAGTAACACAGAAGAGTCCCGTTGCTATAAACATGGAGCTTCATGGACAACGATTTATGCTGCTCAATGGCGGCCCGATGTTTACTGTGAACCCCTCAATATCCTTTTTCGTTGTATTCGAAACTGATAAAGAACTCGTATATGCTTGGGAGAAACTACGAGAAGGTGGTACTGAGCTCATGGCACTAGACGAGTACCCATGGAGTAAAAAATACGGTTGGGTACAAGATCGCTACCATGTTAGCTGGCAATTATCCTACGGAAAACTTGCCGACGTAGGTCAAAAATTCACACCATCCTTGATGTTCGTCGGAGAACAAAATGGCAAAGCGGAAGAAGCTATCCATTTTTACATGTCGATCTTCGATGAGTCAAAAATTCACGGCATCTTAAACTATTCAGAAGAAGATCCTGATACAGAAGGGAATGTCAAACATGCACAATTTAATATAAGAAACTATGTTTTAATGGCAATGGACAGTTCTCTGGATCATAACTTCTCCTTCAACGAAGGAATTTCTCTGGTAGTATCCTGTAAGACTCAAGAGGAAATAGATTATTTTTGGGCAAAACTAACCAAGGGCGGACAAGAAGGCATGTGCGGATGGCTAAAAGATAAGTACGGCGTTTCATGGCAGATCGTGCCTGCTATCTTAGACAATCTAATGACAGATGAAGATAAGGCTCCTCGTGTTATGGAAGCTTTCTTAAAAATGAAGAAATTTGATATCGAAACGCTGGTTAAAGCCTGA
- a CDS encoding CocE/NonD family hydrolase, whose protein sequence is MKIRSLLLLVSLFAGYVSSAQEVSDSLYIRENYTKIERLIPMRDGVKLFTSIYIPKDQGKKYPILLNRTPYTVSPYGENEFKTTLGPSPGFVREGYIFVYQDVRGKWMSEGEFEDIRPHIADKKDKSQIDEGSDTYDTIDWLLKNLDSDNGKVGMYGISYPGFYSTAALPDAHPALKAVSPQAPVTDWFRGDDFHHNGALFLTDAFNFYSSFGVPRPKPVTRADAPPSVEFLMNDNYEFFMELGPVKNIKDEYFGDSIRFWNDVVEHGTLDTFWKAREIVRHLYDIKPAVLVVGGLFDAEDTFGGFHTYKMIEKQNPHADNRLVMGPWFHGGWVRSDGSYFGDIEFGSETGTWYQKNIEIPFFNYYLKGEGEFNAAEATVFLTGSNQWKNFNAWPPEGTTTKKLFLHKNGSLSFDAPKEVESFDEYISDPSSPVPYQQGVHKTRSREYMIDDQRFASKRPDVMVYQSEVLTEDVTLVGPLKAKLKVSTTGTDADYIVKLIDVYPQGAQAPQHNPDIIMGGYQMLVRGEVLRGKFRNSFEKPEPFVPGEVTSVDYTLPDVAHTFKKGHRIMIQVQNSWFPLVDRNPQKFIDIYSDAEDSDFQKATHRIYHDQENASFIEVELL, encoded by the coding sequence ATGAAAATAAGATCATTGTTATTACTCGTTTCTTTATTTGCCGGTTACGTTTCTTCCGCTCAAGAGGTTTCTGACTCTCTGTATATTCGAGAGAATTATACAAAAATTGAGCGGTTGATTCCGATGAGAGATGGCGTAAAACTTTTTACGTCAATCTACATTCCAAAAGATCAGGGCAAGAAGTATCCGATTTTGTTAAATCGCACTCCCTATACCGTGTCTCCCTATGGTGAAAATGAGTTTAAGACGACACTTGGTCCCAGTCCCGGATTTGTTAGAGAAGGATATATTTTTGTATATCAAGATGTTAGAGGTAAGTGGATGAGTGAAGGGGAATTTGAAGATATCAGACCACACATTGCAGACAAAAAGGACAAGAGTCAGATTGATGAAGGGAGCGACACCTATGACACAATCGACTGGTTATTGAAAAACCTGGATAGTGACAATGGGAAGGTTGGTATGTACGGGATTTCCTATCCTGGATTTTATTCTACTGCTGCATTGCCAGATGCACATCCTGCGCTTAAAGCGGTGTCGCCGCAGGCCCCGGTGACTGATTGGTTCCGAGGGGATGATTTTCATCATAACGGTGCTTTGTTTCTGACTGATGCATTTAACTTTTATAGTAGCTTCGGTGTTCCTAGACCTAAACCTGTTACACGTGCAGACGCTCCACCGTCAGTAGAGTTCCTGATGAATGATAATTATGAGTTTTTTATGGAATTAGGGCCGGTTAAAAATATCAAAGATGAATATTTCGGCGACAGTATCAGGTTTTGGAATGATGTGGTAGAGCATGGCACGCTTGATACTTTTTGGAAAGCTCGTGAAATAGTGAGACACTTATACGATATTAAACCTGCGGTATTGGTTGTTGGCGGATTGTTTGATGCAGAAGATACATTCGGTGGATTCCATACATATAAAATGATTGAAAAGCAAAACCCCCACGCTGATAATCGTTTAGTAATGGGTCCTTGGTTTCATGGTGGGTGGGTGAGAAGCGATGGAAGTTATTTCGGTGATATAGAGTTTGGATCGGAGACGGGTACCTGGTATCAAAAAAATATAGAAATCCCGTTTTTCAATTATTATTTAAAAGGGGAAGGTGAGTTTAATGCTGCAGAGGCAACTGTTTTTCTCACCGGAAGCAATCAGTGGAAGAACTTTAATGCCTGGCCTCCAGAGGGTACAACAACCAAGAAACTATTTCTTCATAAAAACGGCAGTTTAAGTTTTGACGCTCCAAAAGAAGTGGAAAGCTTTGACGAATATATCAGTGACCCAAGTTCACCAGTTCCTTATCAGCAGGGCGTTCATAAGACGCGTAGCAGAGAATATATGATCGATGATCAACGTTTTGCGTCGAAGCGACCAGATGTCATGGTTTACCAAAGCGAGGTGTTGACTGAGGATGTGACACTTGTCGGTCCGTTAAAAGCAAAGTTGAAGGTTTCAACGACAGGCACGGATGCTGATTACATTGTAAAGCTTATTGACGTATACCCTCAGGGTGCTCAGGCTCCCCAACATAATCCTGATATTATTATGGGCGGCTACCAAATGCTAGTACGTGGAGAGGTATTACGTGGTAAATTTCGCAATAGCTTTGAAAAACCAGAACCTTTTGTTCCAGGTGAGGTGACTTCCGTAGATTATACGTTACCTGATGTGGCACACACATTTAAAAAGGGACATCGCATCATGATCCAGGTTCAGAATTCATGGTTTCCGTTAGTCGACCGAAACCCACAGAAATTTATAGATATTTACAGTGATGCGGAAGATTCAGACTTTCAGAAAGCTACACACCGCATTTACCACGATCAAGAAAACGCTTCGTTTATTGAAGTTGAGCTGTTATAA
- a CDS encoding LacI family DNA-binding transcriptional regulator: MKKRVSIKDIAEAAGVSTALVSYVLNNKEKEARVGKEMAIKIREIAKQLNYQPNQLAKSLKSGKSYTIGLIVADISNPFFSNIARTIEDEAKKNNYTVIFGSSDENAEKSKDLIDVLINRQVDGFIIAPTENSEEQIQNLEDRGIPLVLIDRYFPDIPTNYVVTDNYKASVDAVHHLVDCGYKKVGLVTYQSNLIHICERRRGSEEALRQRGLSLDPSQIAEIRFGNIEEDISAQIDKLLNAKDPVDSIFFATNTLALNGLKYINALDYKIPDDLGIVCFDEGDAFDFFYSPLTHVYQPLFDVASKAVNVLLNQINDPQKPKEEIVIASELVIRKSSGA, encoded by the coding sequence ATGAAAAAAAGGGTTTCAATAAAAGATATAGCAGAAGCGGCGGGAGTATCGACAGCCCTGGTTTCTTATGTCTTAAACAATAAGGAGAAAGAAGCGCGCGTTGGAAAGGAAATGGCTATTAAAATCAGAGAGATTGCCAAACAGCTAAATTATCAGCCAAACCAACTGGCGAAGAGCCTCAAGAGTGGAAAATCTTATACCATCGGACTCATAGTAGCTGATATATCGAATCCTTTCTTCTCAAATATTGCCCGAACAATTGAAGATGAGGCTAAAAAGAATAATTATACCGTGATCTTCGGCAGTTCTGACGAGAATGCAGAAAAATCAAAAGATTTGATCGACGTATTAATAAACCGACAGGTAGACGGGTTTATTATTGCACCTACTGAAAATTCTGAGGAACAAATTCAAAACCTTGAGGACAGAGGAATCCCGCTTGTTTTAATTGACCGTTATTTCCCGGATATACCGACAAATTATGTAGTGACGGATAATTATAAAGCATCGGTTGACGCCGTACATCATTTGGTGGACTGTGGATATAAGAAAGTTGGACTAGTGACTTATCAAAGTAATTTGATTCATATTTGTGAACGGAGAAGAGGATCTGAAGAAGCGCTGCGACAACGCGGTTTGTCTCTCGACCCCTCCCAAATAGCAGAGATCCGTTTTGGTAATATCGAAGAGGATATTTCCGCGCAGATTGACAAGCTCTTGAATGCTAAAGATCCGGTTGATTCCATTTTCTTCGCTACCAATACCTTGGCTCTAAATGGGCTGAAATATATCAATGCATTAGATTATAAGATTCCAGATGATCTGGGGATTGTTTGTTTTGATGAAGGGGATGCATTTGATTTCTTTTATTCACCCTTAACCCACGTATATCAACCGCTATTTGATGTGGCTAGCAAAGCTGTGAATGTGCTACTAAACCAAATCAATGACCCTCAAAAGCCTAAAGAAGAGATTGTGATCGCATCAGAGTTGGTTATAAGAAAATCCTCTGGAGCATAA
- a CDS encoding glycoside hydrolase family 88 protein, translated as MSGFVKLGLFVLAIITNVSIVFASDEINLKSIKRLNKFIESVSVDSLGGQKADVNIFVPTHLKWAQVTVDFTITDTVWQDDWRIELTPIFKPDFHWSPHLTPTSEHIIAQHVFRAPAMIMADKSQQVIVIPDLSVLNNHQGPDWYMDLDAVENKLTLGMSKSAVKEHVLFVKKDGAAYPPGKVRLGFYILLNDSKNELFNPWKQALDFLWNHWGHEAYEQSDKTILSPYVKDTYNWAFNTWKESVPQVFELEGKTVGAPTFIVNVTQSPNYPGLVNEREFRSIWNQAWFSSLRSAQGLFRYARRTENEELMGYAQLTKELALSFPQKNGFFYGLIATEMERKEIDGEYYHRSTGWDTYYWGNSDRNPIVRDARLAPFHILDMSYTAWLMLNWYDELEDDKRLLEYAKNYAEALINIQDSDGFFPAWLSTDDLKPYEVLEQSPETSMSVTFLLKLYELDQDERYLNAALKAMDAVIEDVIMDGRWEDFETYWSCSTYGQNDLVGKRVERNNMYKQNTLSMYWTAEALLDAYNATGKKDYRKYGQRTLDELLMAQAIWQPPFIYVHAFGGFGVMNADAEWNDSRQSLFAELIIRYGLELGERQYIQRGLAALRASFLMMYSPYNEKTKEQWELRWPFFGEEDYGFMMENYGHGGQTDGQGLGIGEFTIYDWGNGAAAEAYNRIVDHYGKKFILEN; from the coding sequence ATGTCTGGATTCGTGAAGTTAGGGCTCTTTGTTTTAGCAATAATAACAAACGTATCGATCGTTTTTGCTTCAGATGAAATTAATCTGAAGTCGATAAAGCGTTTAAACAAATTTATTGAATCCGTATCGGTCGATTCTTTGGGTGGACAAAAAGCAGATGTTAATATATTTGTGCCCACGCATTTGAAATGGGCGCAAGTGACGGTAGATTTCACCATAACGGATACGGTGTGGCAAGATGATTGGAGAATTGAATTAACGCCTATTTTTAAGCCTGACTTTCATTGGTCGCCACATCTGACGCCGACGAGTGAGCACATTATTGCTCAACATGTTTTTAGGGCGCCGGCGATGATTATGGCAGATAAATCGCAACAAGTGATTGTTATTCCAGATTTATCTGTATTGAACAATCATCAAGGACCCGACTGGTATATGGACCTTGATGCGGTGGAAAATAAACTGACCTTGGGTATGAGCAAGTCTGCTGTAAAAGAACATGTTCTTTTTGTTAAAAAAGATGGAGCTGCATACCCACCTGGAAAGGTTCGGTTGGGTTTTTATATTTTATTGAATGATAGTAAGAACGAGCTGTTTAACCCATGGAAGCAGGCTCTTGATTTTCTTTGGAATCATTGGGGACATGAAGCATACGAACAAAGTGATAAAACCATCTTGAGCCCTTATGTAAAAGATACGTATAATTGGGCATTTAATACCTGGAAAGAGAGCGTTCCACAAGTGTTTGAATTAGAGGGGAAAACAGTAGGTGCGCCGACTTTTATTGTGAATGTTACGCAAAGTCCAAATTATCCGGGTCTTGTTAATGAACGAGAGTTTCGTTCAATTTGGAATCAAGCTTGGTTTAGTTCATTGCGTTCCGCACAGGGCTTGTTTCGTTATGCCAGACGGACAGAAAACGAAGAGCTAATGGGATATGCTCAGCTAACCAAAGAACTAGCCTTATCCTTCCCTCAAAAGAATGGGTTTTTCTATGGACTCATTGCTACCGAAATGGAACGTAAAGAAATTGACGGTGAATATTATCATCGCTCAACAGGTTGGGATACTTATTATTGGGGGAACTCCGATAGAAACCCAATAGTCCGTGATGCCAGACTGGCTCCTTTTCACATCCTAGATATGAGTTATACAGCTTGGCTCATGTTGAATTGGTATGATGAGTTAGAAGATGATAAACGCTTGCTAGAATACGCTAAGAACTATGCGGAAGCTTTAATAAATATTCAGGATTCAGATGGCTTTTTCCCTGCTTGGCTGTCTACTGATGACCTCAAACCCTATGAAGTTCTCGAACAATCACCTGAAACATCGATGTCGGTAACTTTTTTGCTTAAGCTATACGAGCTTGATCAAGATGAAAGATACTTAAATGCAGCATTGAAAGCAATGGATGCTGTTATAGAAGATGTGATTATGGACGGTCGTTGGGAAGATTTCGAAACTTACTGGTCCTGTAGTACCTATGGTCAGAATGACCTGGTGGGGAAGAGGGTGGAACGAAATAACATGTACAAGCAGAATACACTAAGTATGTATTGGACTGCTGAAGCTTTGCTGGATGCTTATAATGCCACGGGAAAGAAAGATTACAGAAAATATGGACAGCGTACGTTAGACGAGCTGCTTATGGCGCAGGCAATTTGGCAGCCGCCTTTTATATATGTGCATGCATTTGGTGGCTTCGGCGTGATGAACGCTGATGCTGAGTGGAATGACTCACGACAAAGCTTATTTGCAGAATTGATTATTCGCTATGGTTTAGAGCTTGGTGAACGTCAATATATTCAACGGGGGCTTGCTGCTTTGCGGGCATCTTTTTTAATGATGTATTCGCCTTATAATGAGAAAACAAAAGAGCAGTGGGAGCTAAGGTGGCCGTTTTTCGGTGAGGAAGATTATGGGTTTATGATGGAAAACTATGGTCACGGTGGACAAACCGACGGTCAGGGCTTAGGGATTGGTGAGTTTACGATATATGATTGGGGGAATGGTGCGGCGGCAGAGGCTTACAATCGAATTGTAGATCATTATGGTAAAAAGTTTATTTTAGAAAATTAA
- a CDS encoding ribulokinase, whose protein sequence is MKDKNYCIGVDYGTDSVRTILVDAHNGTELASSVFYYPRWKEGLFCDPASNRFRQHPADYVEGLEYTIKECLSQVGAEVRKNVRAISTGTTGSTPVAVDEKGVPLALSPAFAANPNAMFFLWKDHTSIQEAADINQAAANHSINYLQYVGGIYSSEWFWAKLLNVLRNDAEVGEACYSWVEHCDWVPFLLTGGNKVEDMKRSVCAAGHKAMWAEEFGGLPPDEFWTSVDPLLSGFRERLSGKTYTTDQSAGTLSKEWADRLGLSTEVQVGVGAIDAHVAAVGGQIEPYYLSKVMGTSTCDMLVVPQGEMGENPVRGICGQVNGSIIPGMTGLEAGQSAFGDVYAWFGDLLVWPMVNILKQSELIDPETADKLLSETKDRLLYQLSLEAEQIQLTEDMELSIDWLNGRRTPDANQLLKGAISGLTLGTDAPKIFRSLVEATCFGAKMIVERFLEEGVPVKGLIGVGGIAQKSSFVMQMLADIMNMPIRVHSSEQTSALGAAMFAATVGGVYERVEDAMAAMGKGFNREYLPVPERTAIYNIRYQQYKSLGLCLDS, encoded by the coding sequence TGTGATCCAGCTTCTAATCGATTCCGTCAACACCCGGCAGACTACGTTGAGGGCCTGGAATATACTATCAAGGAATGTTTGAGTCAGGTGGGTGCTGAGGTCAGAAAAAATGTCCGTGCAATTTCTACCGGCACTACAGGTTCTACCCCAGTGGCTGTTGATGAAAAAGGGGTGCCTTTGGCGCTTTCCCCGGCTTTTGCTGCAAATCCCAATGCAATGTTTTTTCTTTGGAAAGATCATACTTCAATACAAGAGGCAGCGGATATCAACCAAGCGGCGGCGAACCATTCCATTAATTATCTACAATATGTTGGGGGGATTTATTCATCGGAGTGGTTTTGGGCGAAATTGCTTAACGTATTGCGAAATGATGCAGAAGTAGGAGAGGCTTGTTATTCCTGGGTGGAACATTGTGATTGGGTACCTTTCCTACTAACGGGTGGCAACAAGGTTGAAGATATGAAGCGTAGTGTTTGTGCAGCAGGGCATAAGGCGATGTGGGCTGAAGAGTTTGGAGGGCTACCACCGGATGAGTTTTGGACATCGGTTGATCCGCTATTATCCGGTTTTCGAGAACGGCTATCTGGTAAAACTTATACGACTGACCAATCCGCTGGTACACTTTCCAAAGAATGGGCCGATCGCTTAGGTCTTTCTACCGAAGTGCAGGTAGGCGTGGGGGCTATTGACGCACACGTGGCTGCTGTCGGTGGACAGATAGAACCTTATTACCTAAGTAAGGTAATGGGGACGTCAACTTGTGATATGCTGGTTGTGCCGCAAGGAGAAATGGGAGAAAATCCAGTGCGAGGTATATGTGGTCAGGTAAATGGATCGATTATTCCCGGAATGACGGGTTTAGAAGCGGGGCAGTCTGCCTTTGGCGATGTCTATGCTTGGTTCGGTGATTTACTTGTCTGGCCAATGGTTAATATTTTAAAGCAATCTGAACTAATTGATCCTGAAACGGCGGATAAGCTATTATCAGAAACTAAAGATCGACTCCTATATCAGTTAAGTCTTGAGGCAGAACAGATTCAGCTCACAGAGGACATGGAGTTGTCGATAGACTGGTTAAACGGTCGCCGGACACCTGACGCCAATCAGCTGTTGAAAGGAGCAATAAGCGGTTTGACATTAGGTACGGATGCTCCGAAAATCTTTAGGTCGCTCGTAGAAGCGACTTGCTTCGGGGCGAAGATGATCGTAGAGCGATTTTTAGAAGAGGGTGTGCCTGTAAAGGGCTTGATAGGCGTGGGTGGAATTGCACAGAAATCATCGTTTGTCATGCAGATGTTAGCCGATATCATGAATATGCCGATTCGAGTCCATTCATCAGAACAAACTTCTGCCCTCGGGGCTGCAATGTTTGCTGCGACGGTAGGGGGTGTATATGAACGGGTAGAGGACGCGATGGCAGCGATGGGTAAAGGTTTTAATCGGGAATATCTGCCCGTACCCGAACGTACGGCTATCTATAATATTCGTTATCAACAATATAAAAGCCTAGGCTTATGTCTGGATTCGTGA